A region of the Candidatus Nanosynbacter lyticus genome:
TGAGCGACCACCAGATCTTTTTCTGTCCGCGACATTAAATCCAGTAATACTACCGAATCAATCCCACCACTGACTGCGACAATATATCTCACCCATCTATTATCTCACAAAATACTTATACCCAAAACGTATTTGGCAAAATCTGTACTATCTGTTACAATCAATGAGTCGTGGCACCGTAGCTCAGCTGGTTAGAGCGCAGGACTCATAAGCCTGAGGTCGGTGGTTCGGGTCCACCCGGTGCTACCAGAGATTATTTATTTTCCTCGTCAACTGGCGAGGAATTTTATATGACTAGATTAACTCTAATTCATCAGATTGAACACCATCTAGGGCAGCCAGCTGTCGCGACACAAAACTATCCAGCTCCCACGAATTGCGCTGTCGATCCCAAGTTGCCAATTCCTTTTTTCGAGTTACCTCTAAAAATTCAGACAATTCGCTGATATTTATTTCCATGATATTTTTCCTTTTTGTGTTAATTATTTAACTGTCCTTATATTATCATAAATTTGACAAAAAAGCAATACCTTTTTAGCCTATTATTTACCTTTTTATTCCGCTTGTGCTACACTAGTGGGGAAGGATTTATACACAAACATGACCCCCGTAACAATCTCATCACTAGCCATCATATTTTTTGCGGCAATTATCCACGCCAGCTTTCAACTAAGCGTCAGTGTATTGACACTGCTAAGCGGTCATTCAATTGGCAAAAAAACTGCTCAACAAAAAATCTTTCGCATGAGTAATAGTTTTGTGATTGGCGTATTGACCACCACTCTACTACTGATTAGCTCCGTTTCTTACTTTTTGTCTCTGTTAGTCCATCATGTCACCAGCGCCGAGCAGCTCGTTGCTGCAATTGTTTCCGGAATGATGTTTGGATTAGGCATCGCCATCTGGGCATTTTATTATCGCCGCCAGCCTGGCACCTCATTATGGATTCCGCGCGGCTTTGCTGATTATCTAAATAAACGCACCAAAAAGACTAAAAACTCTTTTGAAAGTTTTGCCCTAGGCCTAACCAGTGTCATTGCAGAAATTATCTTCATCATTGCGCCAGTGATTGCTGCTAGCCTAGCCATAATCACCTTACCAAACCCATTACTACAAGTTGCCGGCGTCGTTACTTATATCATCATATCAATACTACCCCTTTTAATTATCATTGTGCTAGTCGGCGGTGGTCACAATATTTCTAGTCTGCAAAAATGGCGAGAAAATCATAAACGATTTATACAATTTGCAAGCGGTGGAAGCTTACTTATCTTAGCCGCCTTTATGTTTGTTGATCGCGTTATTGGCGTAATCAGCTACGGAGGTAGCCTATGGTAAGATCCGAGCAAATTTATGTTACAAAACAAGGGAAGCGACAGTCAGAAGAATTTAGCCCAGATAAGCTACATAATTCTATATTTGCTACCTGCCTGAGCGTTCGCACGCCAGAAGGACAGGCCCAGGACATTGCAAAAACCGTCACTTTAGGTGTTATGAATTGGTGTGAAACTCGCCCGGAAATAACTTCTGCCGACATTCGACGACAAGCTCAGCGTATTATGAAAGACCTACATCCCGACGCGGCTTATTTATATAAGAATTATAAAACTATAATTTAGGAGATTTAATGTCACAAAAACCGACATTTGACTATGACTATATCGTAATTGGTAGCGGCGCTGGCGGTTCGCCAGCAGCCAGTATATTGGCTAGTACTGGCAAAAAAGTTGCTATTGTAGAAAAATCAACATTTGGCGGGGAATCACCAAATTGGGGAGACGTACCGACCGGATTTATGTCCTACACCATCAACACTTATCAGATTGCCAAAAATGCTGCTAAGTTTGGGTTACGCACTAACTCCGTTGGCTATAACTACCCCTCCCTGCTCTCCTGGAAAGACGTCGTCACCAGAAGAACTGGCGCCGGCGGAAACCGTCGCTACTATGAGAAACAAGGCATTAGCGTGTTTGCAGGAAACGCCCACTTCTTAAGTCCAAACGAAATTGCCGTAAATCGCAGACACTTATCGGCCCGCAAATTCCTTATTGCCACTGGCTCTGATTGGCAAATTCCAAAAATTCCTGGATTAGAAAACACCACATACTACACCCCAAAAACTATCTTCAATCTAAAGCGACTACCGAAGACCATATTTGTTATAGGGTCGAGCACTACAGCCCTGGAGCTGGCTCATATATTCTCAGTTTTAGGCGCTAAAGTCTATATAACAGAAGAGTCATCGCGAATCTTGCCGAATTTTGACGAGGAAGTTAGCAACCTCCTAACTAACGACGCAAAGAAAAACCGTAATATATCCGTCCTGACCTACACCAAAGTTATTTCAACCCAAAAATCTTCAATACAAAAACGCATTACTTTCCTACAGGGTCAAGTTGAAAAATCAGTACGTGTTGATGAGATTTTAATTGCCGACCAACAAATACCTATGACAGACTTGGGATTAGAAAATGCTGGCGTAAAATACACAAGAAAAGGTGTTTCTGTCGACTCTTCCCTACGAACCTCTGCGCGACATATTTTTGCTGCCGGAAGTGCCGTGGATGTTACCGTTCAAACACATGAAGTTTTAAGCCAAAGCCGTATAGCTGCTCATAATTTGCTGCATAATAACAAGCTAAAGACAGACAGCTCACCACGCTTACAAGTAGCTTTTACACAACCGGAGATTACCCAAGTAGGTATGAATGAAAATGATTGCCGAAAGAAAGGCGTAAAAGTTAAAATGGCAATTGTCCCGCTGACAGCCACTGTAC
Encoded here:
- a CDS encoding dihydrolipoyl dehydrogenase family protein, which encodes MSQKPTFDYDYIVIGSGAGGSPAASILASTGKKVAIVEKSTFGGESPNWGDVPTGFMSYTINTYQIAKNAAKFGLRTNSVGYNYPSLLSWKDVVTRRTGAGGNRRYYEKQGISVFAGNAHFLSPNEIAVNRRHLSARKFLIATGSDWQIPKIPGLENTTYYTPKTIFNLKRLPKTIFVIGSSTTALELAHIFSVLGAKVYITEESSRILPNFDEEVSNLLTNDAKKNRNISVLTYTKVISTQKSSIQKRITFLQGQVEKSVRVDEILIADQQIPMTDLGLENAGVKYTRKGVSVDSSLRTSARHIFAAGSAVDVTVQTHEVLSQSRIAAHNLLHNNKLKTDSSPRLQVAFTQPEITQVGMNENDCRKKGVKVKMAIVPLTATVRSNITDQRTGFVKLIINQRRVIIGATIVGPHASDIIAELSLAIRHKITSDELASTPHCFTSWSEAVRIAAGKLL